In Caldisphaera lagunensis DSM 15908, a single genomic region encodes these proteins:
- a CDS encoding glutamate--tRNA ligase yields MSEELESLVWKYTLLNAIEHNGKAQTNSVMSMILGERSDLRQKAKEISKLVSLYIEKVNKMSLEEQKKEIESLGLKIESKKKEKIEEKTLPPLPNAEIGKVVTRFAPNPDFVIHIGNARPAILSYEYAKMYNGKMILRFEDTDPRTKTPIKEAYDLIREDLKWLGVKPDEEYIQSKRLDIFYEVAKEMIKKGCAYVDKSGDEGKKLLSNGIAPPNRKSSPEENMEEFEKMLGNYYKEGEAVLRIKTDVNHPNPSIRDWIAFRIIDTSSHPHPIVGDKYVLWPTYNFAVSVDDHLLGITHVLRGKEHELNTMKQEYVYKCMNWNMPNYIHFGRLKLEGFIMSKSYIRKIMSENPGNFLGYDDPRFGTISGLRRRGILPESIKEVILEVGIKIGDAKLSWTNLASVNRKKLDPMADRLMFVANPVKITVEQPSCIEAKIPLHPDKPEKYRIIKVCNGDEVYIDENDLKLKRFRLMELGNYEHKDGVLKFVSKDIQDARKEKLQIIHWVLAKDSKKMLIREPEGLQFKDYNGVVENYIINYNKNARLQFLRFGFIIIDSIDPLVGFLTHK; encoded by the coding sequence TTGAGCGAGGAGTTAGAAAGTTTAGTTTGGAAATATACTTTACTAAATGCAATTGAACATAATGGTAAGGCACAAACGAATAGCGTTATGTCAATGATATTAGGGGAAAGAAGCGATTTAAGACAAAAAGCAAAAGAAATATCAAAATTGGTTAGCCTGTATATAGAAAAAGTTAACAAGATGAGCTTAGAAGAACAGAAGAAAGAAATAGAATCCTTAGGATTAAAGATAGAATCTAAAAAGAAAGAGAAAATAGAAGAAAAAACATTACCGCCTTTACCTAATGCTGAAATTGGAAAAGTTGTAACAAGGTTTGCACCAAATCCTGATTTCGTTATCCATATTGGTAATGCAAGACCGGCAATATTAAGTTATGAATATGCAAAAATGTATAATGGGAAAATGATATTAAGATTTGAAGATACAGACCCTAGAACAAAAACTCCAATAAAGGAGGCGTATGATTTAATAAGGGAGGACCTAAAATGGCTAGGAGTAAAACCTGATGAAGAATACATACAAAGCAAAAGACTTGATATTTTTTATGAAGTAGCAAAGGAGATGATAAAAAAAGGTTGTGCATATGTAGATAAATCTGGGGATGAAGGTAAAAAGTTACTTTCTAATGGTATCGCACCTCCAAATAGAAAATCAAGTCCAGAAGAAAATATGGAAGAATTTGAAAAAATGCTAGGAAATTATTACAAGGAAGGAGAAGCAGTATTAAGAATTAAAACAGATGTTAATCATCCAAACCCAAGTATAAGAGATTGGATAGCATTCAGAATAATAGATACATCATCTCATCCACATCCAATTGTAGGAGATAAATATGTATTATGGCCAACATATAACTTTGCAGTTAGCGTTGATGATCATTTATTGGGTATAACTCATGTATTAAGGGGTAAAGAACATGAGCTTAACACAATGAAACAAGAATATGTATATAAATGCATGAATTGGAATATGCCTAACTACATTCACTTTGGAAGATTAAAGCTAGAAGGCTTTATAATGAGCAAAAGTTATATAAGAAAAATCATGTCAGAAAATCCAGGAAATTTCTTAGGATATGATGATCCAAGATTTGGGACAATTTCAGGGTTAAGAAGAAGGGGGATCCTACCAGAATCAATAAAAGAAGTTATATTAGAAGTTGGAATAAAAATAGGAGATGCAAAATTAAGTTGGACAAATTTAGCTTCCGTAAATAGGAAGAAGCTGGACCCCATGGCTGATAGACTTATGTTTGTCGCTAATCCAGTAAAAATAACTGTTGAGCAGCCTTCATGTATTGAAGCCAAAATTCCATTGCATCCAGATAAACCGGAAAAATATAGAATAATAAAGGTATGCAATGGTGATGAAGTATACATTGATGAAAATGATTTAAAATTGAAAAGGTTTAGACTTATGGAATTAGGAAACTATGAACATAAAGATGGTGTATTAAAATTCGTGAGCAAGGATATACAAGATGCTAGAAAAGAAAAGTTACAAATAATTCATTGGGTTTTAGCTAAAGATTCTAAAAAAATGCTAATTAGGGAACCAGAAGGACTTCAATTCAAAGACTACAATGGGGTAGTAGAAAATTATATAATCAATTACAATAAAAATGCCAGACTTCAATTTTTGAGGTTCGGATTTATAATAATTGATAGCATTGATCCATTAGTTGGATTTTTGACTCACAAATAA
- a CDS encoding winged helix-turn-helix domain-containing protein translates to MVEQKKNRSRVKIYLDILETIEKEEKARLTRIMYNANIPYDRLLKYIDELKQKEIINEIVDNDSRYYVLTNKGKEFVKELKKIESFLRGFGLNL, encoded by the coding sequence TTGGTAGAACAGAAGAAAAATAGATCAAGAGTTAAAATATACTTAGATATCTTAGAAACGATAGAAAAAGAAGAAAAAGCAAGATTAACTAGAATTATGTATAATGCGAATATTCCATATGATAGATTATTAAAATATATTGATGAGCTAAAACAAAAGGAAATCATTAATGAAATAGTAGATAATGATAGCAGATATTATGTTTTAACTAATAAAGGGAAAGAATTTGTTAAAGAATTAAAAAAAATCGAGTCATTCTTGAGAGGATTTGGTCTTAATCTCTAA
- a CDS encoding pirin family protein — MERKRINIIYTAKETYDGAGVKLKRVFGGMRSVTYTDPFLLLDNFGSSNPEDYIMGFPWHPHRGIETVTYMLNGTVEHEDSEGNRGIIRPGEIQWMTAGSGIFHQEMPKPFEDRISLLKDNTVSGFQLWINLPASLKMTRPAYRSIKPDSIPSVDLDEGGKVKVIAGKYKNYEGALNYGGLKASNYIEPIYMDVNLEPEASFSYSVKPGFKAIIYPFVGYGLLNGMRIDSYRAYVLSEEGEQIDVKAGDMGVRFLLLAGKPIKERVAWYGPIVMNTQEQLEQAFLELSNGTFIKHREPEFL, encoded by the coding sequence ATGGAGAGAAAAAGAATAAACATAATATATACAGCTAAAGAAACCTATGATGGAGCTGGAGTTAAATTAAAAAGGGTATTTGGAGGAATGAGATCTGTAACATATACTGATCCTTTTCTTCTTTTGGATAATTTTGGATCGTCTAATCCAGAGGATTATATCATGGGTTTTCCTTGGCACCCTCATAGGGGTATAGAAACTGTAACATATATGCTTAATGGAACTGTGGAGCATGAAGATAGTGAAGGTAATAGGGGCATAATAAGACCCGGAGAAATACAATGGATGACTGCTGGAAGTGGAATATTTCATCAAGAAATGCCAAAACCCTTTGAAGATAGAATTTCATTGCTTAAAGATAATACTGTATCAGGTTTTCAATTATGGATTAACTTACCGGCTAGTTTAAAAATGACAAGACCTGCGTATAGAAGCATAAAACCAGATTCAATTCCTTCAGTAGACTTGGATGAAGGTGGCAAGGTTAAAGTTATTGCAGGTAAGTATAAGAATTATGAAGGTGCATTAAATTATGGGGGGCTAAAGGCATCAAACTATATTGAGCCAATATATATGGATGTTAATTTAGAACCTGAAGCTTCGTTTTCCTATAGTGTAAAGCCTGGATTCAAAGCAATAATTTACCCATTTGTAGGATATGGGTTATTAAATGGAATGAGAATAGATAGCTATAGAGCATATGTACTTTCAGAAGAAGGGGAACAGATTGATGTAAAAGCTGGTGATATGGGGGTTAGGTTTTTGTTATTAGCAGGGAAACCAATAAAGGAAAGAGTAGCTTGGTATGGACCAATAGTAATGAACACGCAAGAACAATTGGAACAGGCATTTTTGGAATTATCTAATGGAACATTCATAAAACATAGAGAACCAGAATTCTTATGA
- a CDS encoding NAD-dependent epimerase/dehydratase family protein, with translation MKGPIIIFGADGYIGWPLALHLGVKYDIPIILADNFSTRALVKSVKSDSLTPIKSMSERLKAYEETFGKDNLIFEPVDARDPEQVDHLISKYKPEAVVHLAQQRSAPFSMIDQEHVLYTEVNNVVANLNIMFSMIRHTPGAHLLKMGSMGEYGTPNIEITEGDIEIEYKNRKTKVMFPRMGQSYYHLTKIFDTYNLILSNKLHGIRATDVMQGVVYGTRTDEIVNEALETRFDFDSTWGTVINKYVVQAVVLNELLLYGKGKQTRGFLSLYDSINALTLLLENPPKEGQYRVVNQLDEIYNTTELAEKVIEIANEFGIKPKIRTIENPRVEAEDHFYAVEHKILPSLGFYRKKNIKDVIREIFETVIKYKYRAEYAKDLIYPTVKWKNLKDMKSSIFPMPEQYMKVLSRSEILKYFAPSIEVSLGDI, from the coding sequence ATGAAAGGACCAATAATAATATTTGGGGCTGATGGTTATATAGGATGGCCATTAGCATTACATTTAGGAGTAAAGTATGATATACCAATAATATTAGCTGATAATTTTTCTACTAGAGCATTAGTAAAATCAGTTAAATCTGATTCATTAACACCCATAAAATCTATGTCAGAAAGACTGAAGGCTTATGAAGAAACTTTTGGTAAAGATAATTTAATTTTTGAGCCTGTAGATGCAAGGGATCCTGAACAAGTTGATCACTTAATTTCAAAATATAAGCCTGAGGCTGTCGTACATCTAGCTCAGCAGAGAAGTGCACCATTTAGTATGATTGATCAAGAACATGTATTATATACTGAAGTTAATAACGTAGTTGCAAACTTAAACATAATGTTCTCTATGATAAGGCATACCCCAGGAGCTCATTTACTCAAGATGGGTTCGATGGGAGAATATGGAACTCCTAATATTGAAATAACTGAAGGAGATATAGAAATAGAATATAAAAACAGAAAAACCAAAGTGATGTTTCCAAGAATGGGCCAAAGCTATTATCATTTAACAAAAATTTTTGACACATATAACTTGATTTTATCCAATAAGCTACATGGAATTAGGGCAACAGATGTAATGCAAGGTGTAGTTTATGGAACAAGAACTGATGAAATAGTTAATGAGGCGTTGGAGACAAGATTTGATTTTGATTCTACATGGGGTACTGTTATTAACAAATATGTTGTTCAAGCAGTTGTATTGAATGAATTACTTTTATATGGAAAAGGGAAGCAAACTAGAGGATTTTTATCATTATATGATAGCATAAACGCATTAACTTTATTGTTAGAAAACCCACCTAAAGAAGGGCAATACAGAGTTGTCAATCAATTGGATGAAATATATAATACAACAGAACTTGCAGAAAAAGTCATTGAAATAGCTAATGAGTTTGGAATAAAACCAAAGATAAGGACAATAGAAAATCCAAGAGTCGAGGCTGAAGATCATTTTTATGCTGTAGAACATAAAATATTACCATCTTTGGGATTTTACAGAAAGAAGAATATAAAAGATGTAATAAGAGAAATATTTGAAACTGTGATAAAATATAAATATAGAGCTGAATATGCTAAAGATCTTATTTATCCTACAGTAAAATGGAAAAATCTCAAAGATATGAAATCTTCAATTTTCCCAATGCCAGAGCAATATATGAAAGTATTAAGCAGGTCAGAAATTTTGAAGTACTTTGCACCTTCAATAGAGGTTTCATTAGGCGATATATGA
- a CDS encoding glycosyltransferase family 4 protein, with protein sequence MKVMLVSEIDGRTNRLRRGPYLRYKFHPNNIEYTIFYDIIPPFKKASQYEYNKDTMIATLSRLILKGISQPIPKDEKIIHSFFWNFYLYSKPWVHENDESPSQFLDQYYGGKGFTYNVALDFLTYYLNSSPCRAIITWSEWARKGFIKDGVDSSKVVVIPPPMQINSEKRINHRDINILFIGRDFIRKGGDIALKVFLKLAKEFDNINLFYVGPIPGNIKKIVNNHKNIYHYEKLSDDELYNKIMPLSDITFLPTRYDAYALTILESMSYGIPVVSSNINSINETITHGNNGFVGNYEEEYEKYISVLITNENIRKSFSENSVQAIKERHDPVIIGNELIKVYENVISGF encoded by the coding sequence ATGAAAGTAATGTTAGTATCAGAAATAGATGGTAGAACAAATAGATTAAGAAGAGGCCCATATCTTAGATATAAGTTTCATCCAAATAACATAGAATATACAATATTTTATGATATTATTCCACCATTTAAAAAAGCATCCCAATATGAATATAATAAAGATACTATGATTGCTACCTTATCGCGATTAATTTTAAAGGGTATATCTCAACCTATCCCTAAAGATGAGAAAATAATCCATTCATTCTTCTGGAACTTTTATTTATATTCAAAACCATGGGTTCATGAAAATGATGAGAGTCCGAGCCAATTTTTAGATCAATATTATGGAGGTAAGGGATTTACGTATAACGTAGCTCTCGATTTCCTAACATATTATTTAAATTCATCACCTTGCAGAGCTATTATAACATGGTCCGAATGGGCAAGAAAAGGCTTTATTAAAGATGGAGTTGATTCATCAAAAGTTGTTGTAATACCTCCACCAATGCAAATAAATTCAGAAAAAAGGATTAATCATAGAGATATTAACATATTGTTTATAGGAAGAGATTTCATTAGAAAGGGGGGAGATATAGCATTAAAAGTATTTTTAAAGCTTGCAAAGGAATTTGATAATATAAATCTGTTTTATGTAGGTCCTATACCTGGGAATATAAAGAAAATTGTTAATAACCATAAAAATATTTATCACTATGAAAAACTGAGCGATGATGAACTTTATAACAAAATAATGCCACTATCTGATATAACATTTTTACCCACTAGATACGATGCTTATGCTCTGACAATATTAGAATCAATGTCGTATGGAATACCTGTTGTGTCATCTAACATAAATTCTATAAATGAGACAATTACTCATGGAAATAACGGATTTGTTGGCAACTATGAAGAGGAATATGAAAAATATATTTCTGTTTTAATTACCAATGAGAATATTAGAAAATCTTTTTCAGAAAACAGCGTACAAGCTATTAAAGAAAGACATGATCCGGTAATAATAGGAAATGAATTGATTAAGGTTTATGAAAATGTAATATCAGGGTTTTAA
- a CDS encoding MFS transporter: MRRNNIGFLFLSTSIVRFSSIIAQSVIPLYINSFIASSKLISIAIALLWISNGVGSLFSIYFKKIHNFLIISFSLTSLGFLFLVFNNNYFQIYISIILIGVGLGSISILLAPSMHQANNKFEGIGLYSFALSMGLILGTLFSSIILTYLSFKFIFISTILLLVSPLIFTLKNKYNPIDINIKFKINNLFSIIQNKKFLKYLTFNFIYSLILPLIISYWGIYETKTIGLKPNLVMISLFLLFILSSLIRFALIKINEKGLIKMEILAIAILPLIFIFLNTNNLILNITGLLLFSIPHSVLYPSFLYKAFNSLDKNNVVIGNMIFSTSSGAGEFLSPLIALTIITYFNISKLFLFTLPIPILLLIFYLLAYNSKV, encoded by the coding sequence ATGAGAAGGAATAACATAGGCTTTTTGTTCTTATCAACATCAATTGTAAGATTTTCTTCTATAATAGCTCAATCTGTAATTCCTTTATATATTAATTCATTCATAGCATCATCAAAACTTATTTCTATAGCGATAGCATTGTTATGGATATCCAATGGAGTAGGATCCTTATTTTCAATATATTTTAAAAAAATACATAATTTTCTAATAATAAGCTTTTCATTAACATCTCTAGGATTCTTATTTTTAGTTTTTAATAATAATTATTTTCAAATATACATCTCAATAATATTAATAGGGGTAGGACTAGGCTCAATATCCATATTACTAGCGCCTTCAATGCACCAGGCAAACAATAAGTTTGAAGGTATCGGTCTTTACTCGTTTGCCTTATCAATGGGTCTTATACTTGGCACTTTATTTTCATCAATAATCTTAACATATTTATCATTTAAGTTCATATTTATTTCTACAATTCTTTTATTAGTAAGTCCATTGATTTTTACTCTTAAAAATAAATATAATCCTATAGATATTAATATAAAATTTAAAATAAATAATTTATTTTCAATAATCCAAAACAAAAAATTTTTAAAATATTTAACCTTTAATTTCATTTATTCTCTAATATTGCCCTTAATAATTTCATACTGGGGAATATATGAAACAAAAACAATAGGTTTAAAGCCAAATTTAGTAATGATTTCCCTTTTTTTATTATTTATTTTATCATCATTAATAAGATTTGCATTAATAAAAATCAACGAAAAGGGTTTAATTAAAATGGAAATATTAGCAATTGCTATACTTCCATTGATATTTATTTTTTTAAATACAAATAATTTAATATTAAATATTACTGGACTTTTATTATTTTCAATACCGCATTCAGTTTTATATCCTTCCTTTTTGTATAAGGCGTTTAACTCTTTAGATAAAAATAATGTTGTTATCGGTAATATGATTTTTTCTACATCTTCTGGAGCTGGAGAATTTCTATCGCCATTAATTGCTTTAACAATTATTACTTACTTTAATATAAGCAAATTATTTTTATTTACATTGCCAATTCCAATTTTGCTTTTAATTTTCTATTTGCTTGCTTATAATAGTAAGGTGTGA
- a CDS encoding MFS transporter: MKKSLFLTIGIIVMCFNSLYQYSWNALSPLLAKGLNASIDQIAFAFTLFTIFSTISQVIGGYIADIKGPKLIGIFSSILSSLGFLGIYLSKNLISFYLFWSLGSSGEGILYMIASNLAVKWYQEKRGFATGLVSFGFGLGATIANPFIISSKSFREPSLIIGLSELIVLPILLYFSEYPTKGISGLKPSIVITTRKWWLIYFSYIFSVVPLLSMSSALSFISREENIELLAVLISAFAFMSGVGRPIIGLISDKLGRYMTLMISIILVIIGSILLSINQIFISAIIIGLFDGALIPLYFSLIGDVFGAKYSTSNNGILYTGKAIAGLLGGIVFSLILIKGIFISGIYLFSSTLIGLVLLLLLKIK; the protein is encoded by the coding sequence TTGAAAAAGAGTCTATTTTTAACAATTGGAATAATAGTAATGTGCTTCAATTCATTGTATCAATATTCATGGAATGCATTATCTCCCTTATTAGCAAAAGGATTAAATGCCAGCATTGATCAAATAGCATTTGCATTTACATTGTTTACAATATTTTCAACTATCTCTCAAGTAATAGGCGGCTACATAGCTGATATAAAAGGTCCAAAGCTTATAGGTATATTTTCCTCAATTTTGTCATCATTGGGTTTTTTAGGTATATATCTAAGCAAAAACTTGATTTCATTTTATTTGTTTTGGTCTTTGGGAAGCTCTGGTGAAGGCATATTATATATGATAGCATCAAACTTAGCAGTTAAATGGTACCAAGAAAAAAGAGGGTTTGCAACCGGATTAGTTTCTTTTGGATTTGGTTTAGGTGCAACAATTGCTAACCCTTTCATAATATCATCAAAATCTTTTAGAGAACCTTCATTAATAATAGGCTTGAGTGAACTAATCGTTTTACCAATACTTCTTTATTTTTCAGAATATCCCACTAAGGGTATTTCTGGCTTAAAGCCAAGTATCGTTATTACTACTAGGAAGTGGTGGTTAATCTATTTTTCATATATTTTCTCTGTAGTACCTTTATTGTCTATGTCAAGCGCGTTGTCTTTTATTTCTAGAGAGGAAAATATTGAATTGCTAGCCGTTCTTATAAGTGCTTTTGCATTTATGAGTGGAGTGGGAAGACCTATAATAGGATTAATATCAGATAAGCTAGGAAGATATATGACTTTAATGATATCAATTATTTTAGTCATTATCGGCAGTATTTTGTTATCAATAAATCAAATATTTATTTCAGCTATAATAATTGGGTTATTTGATGGTGCTTTAATTCCTCTTTATTTTTCACTGATAGGAGATGTTTTTGGGGCTAAATACTCAACCTCAAATAATGGTATATTGTATACAGGAAAGGCAATAGCCGGATTATTAGGAGGCATTGTATTTTCTCTTATATTAATAAAAGGTATATTTATTAGTGGAATCTATTTATTTTCTTCCACATTAATTGGATTAGTTTTGCTATTATTATTAAAAATTAAATAA
- the lysS gene encoding lysine--tRNA ligase has product MEWDEERLKILKELRSKGINPYPQKFEFTHTIAQVIEEANKSNKKTHEPFLFNISTVGRVGNVRRHGKASFIDIFDEGEKLQLYARVNELGEERYNEFIHIIGRGDIIGVKGDLFYTMKGELTLRIKDYTLLSKALIEPPDWSKLTPEFRYAHRYVDFLYNSDARELMLKRFNIIQQIRSYLYKQGFMEVETPVLQPVYGGALAKPFKSHVNALNEDWYLRISLELYLKRYIVGGFNKVFEIGKVFRNEDIDVTHNPEYTLMELYWAYADYKDIMNLTENLIREVARSVLKEPKIKKVINGKEYEIDLDKPFNKVTMYDALSNAIGKNIETVSDDELKRMLDEIGQKPRGNLYIRGFMIEKLFDKLVADNIIEPTFILDYPIETTPLCKPHRSKPGLVERFELYAVGMELANAYTELNDPVLQDELFKKEMEMMKRGDEEAHPYDFDFVRALSYGMPPTGGVGIGIDRLVMLLTGVYSIKEIIPYPMISYKLIEE; this is encoded by the coding sequence GTGGAATGGGATGAAGAAAGACTTAAAATTTTAAAGGAATTAAGATCCAAAGGTATAAATCCATATCCACAAAAATTTGAATTTACTCATACTATAGCTCAAGTCATAGAAGAAGCAAATAAATCAAATAAAAAAACACATGAACCTTTCTTATTTAACATATCTACAGTAGGCAGGGTAGGCAATGTTAGAAGGCATGGAAAAGCTTCATTTATTGATATTTTTGATGAAGGAGAAAAATTGCAGTTATATGCAAGAGTTAACGAATTAGGAGAAGAAAGATATAACGAATTTATTCATATTATTGGGAGGGGGGATATAATAGGAGTTAAAGGGGATTTATTTTATACAATGAAGGGTGAACTAACATTAAGAATAAAGGATTATACATTATTATCAAAAGCGTTAATTGAACCCCCAGATTGGTCAAAATTAACCCCAGAATTTAGGTATGCACATAGGTATGTGGATTTCTTATATAATAGTGATGCAAGAGAATTAATGTTAAAAAGATTTAACATTATTCAACAAATAAGATCTTATTTATATAAACAAGGATTTATGGAAGTTGAAACACCTGTATTACAGCCTGTTTACGGAGGGGCATTAGCAAAACCATTTAAATCTCATGTAAATGCATTAAATGAAGATTGGTATTTGAGAATATCATTAGAACTTTATTTAAAAAGATACATAGTTGGAGGCTTTAATAAGGTATTTGAAATAGGCAAAGTATTTAGAAATGAGGATATAGATGTTACGCATAACCCAGAATATACGCTAATGGAACTTTATTGGGCGTATGCAGACTATAAAGACATAATGAATCTAACAGAAAATCTTATTAGGGAAGTTGCTAGAAGTGTTTTGAAAGAACCAAAAATCAAAAAGGTAATAAATGGCAAAGAATATGAAATAGATTTAGATAAACCATTTAATAAAGTCACTATGTATGATGCATTGTCAAATGCTATTGGTAAAAATATAGAGACTGTAAGCGATGATGAACTTAAAAGAATGTTGGATGAAATAGGTCAAAAACCAAGAGGTAATTTATACATAAGGGGATTTATGATAGAAAAACTATTTGATAAATTGGTTGCAGATAATATTATAGAACCAACATTTATACTCGATTATCCAATTGAAACGACACCATTGTGCAAGCCTCATAGAAGTAAACCTGGTTTAGTTGAGAGATTCGAATTATATGCAGTTGGAATGGAATTGGCCAATGCATATACAGAGCTTAATGATCCAGTTTTACAAGATGAATTATTCAAAAAGGAAATGGAAATGATGAAAAGAGGTGATGAAGAAGCGCATCCATATGACTTTGATTTTGTAAGAGCCTTAAGCTATGGCATGCCTCCCACAGGAGGAGTTGGGATTGGAATAGATAGACTCGTTATGCTATTAACTGGAGTTTATAGCATTAAAGAGATAATACCATATCCAATGATAAGTTATAAGTTAATAGAGGAATAA
- a CDS encoding metallophosphoesterase family protein: MKILLISDIHGNIEPFNEIVKNENFDEVLFLGDAVDYGPKPAEVIDKLKELGAKSVLGNHDNALIYNIDCMCGEATHWISVYFRENYTKKMVNRSQIDYLKNFKIKLEIDIDGFGKGLLTHGSPSNPLYGYLYPWLSDDNITKMLYKELRLKSDENKTPKLAYDIYLIGHTHYQFMKKINNSIIINPGSAGEPRDNDYRAAYAIIDTETKNIILKRIKYNVDKVIRNLEDLKIPNPYLTHLKYMFINGSVLMKK; this comes from the coding sequence ATGAAAATATTATTAATAAGCGATATACATGGAAACATAGAACCTTTTAATGAAATAGTAAAAAATGAAAATTTCGATGAAGTATTATTTTTAGGAGATGCAGTTGATTATGGACCAAAACCTGCAGAAGTAATAGATAAATTAAAAGAACTTGGAGCTAAATCAGTTTTAGGAAACCATGATAATGCATTAATTTATAATATTGACTGCATGTGTGGCGAAGCAACGCATTGGATCAGTGTTTATTTTAGAGAGAATTATACAAAAAAGATGGTGAATAGGTCTCAAATAGATTATCTTAAAAATTTTAAGATTAAACTTGAAATTGATATAGATGGGTTTGGTAAAGGATTATTAACTCATGGATCCCCATCGAATCCTTTATATGGATACCTTTATCCTTGGCTTAGTGATGATAACATAACTAAAATGTTATATAAAGAATTAAGATTAAAAAGTGATGAAAATAAAACCCCAAAATTAGCTTATGATATTTATCTAATTGGCCATACTCATTATCAATTTATGAAGAAAATTAATAATAGCATTATAATAAATCCTGGTAGTGCAGGAGAACCAAGAGATAATGATTATAGAGCAGCTTATGCTATCATTGATACTGAAACAAAAAACATAATTTTAAAAAGAATAAAGTATAATGTAGATAAAGTAATAAGAAATCTAGAGGATCTAAAGATACCTAATCCTTACCTAACTCATCTAAAATACATGTTCATTAATGGATCTGTATTGATGAAGAAATGA
- a CDS encoding zinc-binding dehydrogenase — protein MRAIYFNSHGDIDVLKYGEFEDPKINRGEALIKVEYSSINRMDTLIRKGYPGINIPLPHIPGVDLYGKVIDIDDNSDISPGDFVIANTVYGCGHCDFCLQGKENMCNQWKMIGFHINGAHAELIKVPSKTLIKVKGDGEKLGVSPLSLSIAWTSLVTIGKIKKDDFVLIHGASGGVGMFSIKIAKLFGAKTIATTRSVEKAKILKSIGADYVIVSTEEDVKNRVLELTNKNGVDIVVDYIINPTLQTSLDVTKTNGKIVIFGFLGGNTFAINWQKFYLKHLEIYGTHNSSKLELKNAIKYVENGEIEPYISKTVNLEYVKEGHKIIENNDIIGKISVRIK, from the coding sequence ATGAGAGCAATATATTTCAATTCCCATGGAGATATCGATGTTTTAAAATATGGAGAATTTGAAGATCCTAAAATAAATAGAGGAGAAGCATTAATTAAAGTGGAATATTCATCAATAAACAGAATGGATACATTGATAAGAAAAGGTTATCCTGGAATAAATATTCCACTTCCTCACATACCCGGAGTAGATTTATATGGGAAGGTTATAGATATTGATGACAATTCTGACATAAGTCCTGGAGATTTTGTTATAGCTAATACTGTATATGGCTGCGGCCATTGCGATTTTTGCTTACAAGGAAAAGAAAACATGTGTAACCAATGGAAGATGATTGGATTTCATATAAATGGAGCACATGCAGAATTAATTAAAGTTCCTTCAAAAACCTTAATTAAGGTTAAGGGTGATGGAGAAAAGCTAGGTGTCTCCCCTTTATCATTATCAATTGCTTGGACATCATTAGTAACAATAGGAAAGATTAAGAAAGATGATTTCGTATTAATTCATGGTGCTTCTGGAGGGGTTGGCATGTTCTCAATTAAAATTGCAAAATTATTTGGAGCAAAGACTATAGCTACTACAAGAAGTGTTGAGAAAGCAAAAATACTGAAATCGATAGGTGCAGATTATGTTATTGTAAGTACTGAAGAAGATGTAAAAAACAGAGTTTTAGAATTAACAAATAAAAATGGTGTTGATATTGTTGTTGATTATATTATTAATCCAACATTACAGACTTCATTAGATGTGACAAAAACTAATGGAAAAATAGTGATATTTGGATTTCTTGGTGGTAACACATTTGCAATAAATTGGCAAAAGTTCTATTTAAAGCATCTAGAGATTTATGGAACCCATAATTCATCAAAGCTAGAACTTAAAAATGCAATAAAATATGTGGAAAATGGAGAAATAGAACCTTATATATCAAAAACGGTTAATTTAGAATATGTAAAAGAAGGACACAAAATTATAGAAAATAATGATATCATAGGCAAGATATCGGTCAGAATTAAATAA